From a single Planctellipticum variicoloris genomic region:
- a CDS encoding SufE family protein, with translation MRLTELMGEFEGLDSTERLELLVELGDELPPVSETRGPAPFPPECRVQECQTAVHLWVEVQAGQVALEADVPRKSPTVRGLVTLLVLGLQGASPAEVLAVPEDLIGQLGLADALGMTRRQGVQGMIRRIKQAVLAELPADKPVP, from the coding sequence ATGCGACTGACGGAACTGATGGGCGAATTTGAGGGACTGGACTCGACCGAGCGACTGGAGCTCCTCGTGGAACTGGGCGACGAATTGCCCCCGGTCAGCGAAACTCGCGGCCCGGCCCCCTTTCCCCCCGAGTGCCGGGTGCAAGAATGTCAGACAGCGGTTCATTTGTGGGTTGAAGTTCAGGCCGGTCAAGTCGCGCTGGAAGCCGATGTCCCGCGCAAATCCCCGACCGTGCGCGGCCTCGTAACATTGCTCGTTCTCGGCCTGCAGGGAGCCTCGCCCGCCGAAGTGCTGGCGGTTCCGGAAGATCTGATCGGGCAGCTCGGGCTGGCGGATGCTCTGGGGATGACGCGCAGGCAGGGGGTGCAGGGGATGATTCGGCGGATCAAACAGGCTGTACTGGCTGAGTTGCCTGCAGACAAACCCGTTCCTTAA
- a CDS encoding carbohydrate kinase family protein: MTPDQNWDCLCAGIVVADFFCAPIAQFPPPGGLILTDGLQMAIGGCAANVAVDLAKLGRRVAISACVGDDLFGRAVCDMLARERVDISSIQPVAEVPTSGTFVINVRGEDRRFIHCIGSNGVYDGRQITRDQLGRSRSLYVGGFGLLESLSPEAVARLFLDARELGVPTLMDVVLPAGRDFASSIAPVLPFTDVFFPNTDEAAVLLGETDPVRQAREFLRLGVRTVIVTCGADGAVIGTRDALWKCGVHPVEAVDATGTGDAFVAGFIHALLDRKSLEECIRAGAALGASCVRSMGATTGVFSADELAGYLATHPLPLTEI; this comes from the coding sequence GTGACGCCGGATCAGAATTGGGACTGCCTTTGCGCAGGGATCGTCGTTGCCGACTTCTTTTGCGCCCCGATTGCGCAGTTTCCTCCGCCCGGCGGCCTGATCCTGACGGACGGCCTGCAGATGGCCATCGGCGGCTGTGCCGCGAACGTCGCGGTGGACCTGGCGAAGCTGGGGCGACGGGTCGCCATCTCGGCCTGCGTCGGAGACGACCTGTTCGGGCGCGCGGTCTGCGACATGCTGGCCCGGGAGAGGGTCGACATTTCGAGCATTCAACCGGTTGCCGAAGTCCCGACGAGCGGGACCTTTGTCATCAACGTCCGCGGCGAAGACCGGCGATTCATTCACTGCATCGGTTCCAACGGCGTCTACGACGGCCGCCAGATCACCCGGGATCAACTCGGACGCAGCCGGTCCTTGTATGTCGGCGGATTCGGGCTGCTGGAATCGCTATCGCCTGAGGCCGTCGCCCGGCTGTTTCTCGATGCGCGGGAATTGGGAGTTCCGACGCTGATGGATGTCGTTCTGCCGGCGGGACGCGACTTCGCCAGCTCGATCGCCCCCGTCCTCCCGTTCACGGATGTCTTTTTCCCGAATACCGATGAAGCCGCCGTCCTGCTCGGCGAGACCGATCCTGTCCGGCAGGCCCGCGAGTTTCTCCGACTCGGGGTCCGGACCGTGATCGTGACCTGCGGCGCGGACGGGGCCGTGATCGGAACGCGCGATGCGCTCTGGAAGTGCGGCGTCCATCCGGTCGAAGCGGTCGACGCCACCGGGACCGGGGACGCGTTTGTCGCCGGCTTCATTCACGCCCTGCTCGACCGGAAATCCCTGGAGGAGTGCATTCGCGCCGGGGCCGCCCTGGGAGCAAGCTGCGTCAGATCGATGGGCGCCACCACGGGCGTTTTTTCGGCGGACGAGCTGGCCGGGTATCTGGCGACTCATCCGCTGCCGCTGACCGAAATCTGA
- a CDS encoding sulfite exporter TauE/SafE family protein, which yields MSSTELLYVVLILTLAGFLQGVSGFGFGLTVMGLLPLVIPVQQTQAAVTVLNVAVCVLNVAVTFRHFQWRGALSLMLGAWAGVPLGFWFLTSLPSDAVKRWLGAALLVMVVFDFYLVRHRGLHYPDGSAFWIGFAGGNLGGAFNIGGPPLVAYIYARDWSKERIVATLSVIFLTTGLIRLSFLAGTSQIDADVRTMAVWSVAPMLVGLLLGHRLLTRVSQQVLRNSVYVVLGILGIGYLAGLS from the coding sequence GTGTCCTCGACCGAACTCCTTTACGTCGTCCTGATCCTGACCCTCGCCGGCTTCCTGCAGGGCGTCAGCGGGTTCGGCTTCGGCCTCACCGTCATGGGCCTCCTGCCGCTGGTCATCCCGGTTCAACAGACCCAGGCGGCGGTCACCGTGCTGAATGTCGCCGTCTGCGTGCTCAACGTCGCCGTCACGTTCCGGCATTTCCAGTGGCGCGGCGCCCTGAGCCTGATGCTCGGCGCCTGGGCCGGCGTTCCGCTGGGTTTCTGGTTCCTCACCTCGCTGCCGTCTGACGCCGTCAAACGCTGGCTAGGGGCCGCCCTGCTGGTGATGGTCGTATTTGATTTCTACCTCGTCCGCCATCGCGGCCTGCATTACCCGGACGGCTCCGCCTTCTGGATCGGTTTCGCCGGAGGCAACCTCGGCGGCGCGTTCAACATCGGCGGGCCGCCCCTGGTGGCGTATATCTACGCCCGCGACTGGTCCAAGGAGCGGATCGTCGCCACTCTCAGCGTGATCTTCCTGACCACCGGCCTGATTCGCCTGTCGTTTCTCGCCGGAACATCTCAGATCGACGCCGACGTCCGTACAATGGCCGTCTGGTCGGTCGCTCCGATGCTCGTCGGACTCCTCCTGGGGCACCGTCTCCTGACTCGCGTGTCCCAGCAGGTGTTGCGCAACAGCGTCTACGTGGTCCTGGGCATTCTCGGCATCGGCTATCTCGCGGGACTCTCCTGA
- a CDS encoding PQQ-binding-like beta-propeller repeat protein has product MLDHPWSLIAAATCAAWLTSPAPAEDWPQWMGPQRNGVWNETGLIQEFAADGPVVKWRVPVAGGYSGPAVAAGKVYLTDYLRESGEAFNNPGQRAELKGKERVLCFDAATGKELWKYEYDCPYKISYPAGPRATPTVHGGKVYTLGAEGRLTCLDAESGQEIWSQELAAAYKTEAPIWGFASHPLVDGDRLILLVGGEGSVAVAFHKDTGKEIWKALSATEPGYAPPIIIEAAGKRQLLIWHPQSINSLNPETGESYWSVPLEPQYGMSIMAPQKSGNSLFASGIGDAAAMLELKTDAPGAEVVWRGVAKTAVYCANSTPLIEDGVIYGADCRSGGLRGVDLKTGERLWESFAPTTGERRGGHGTAFLVKNGDRHLIFSETGDLIMARLSKSGYDEISRAHILEPTAECFGRNVVWSHPAFADRCVFARNDKELVCVSLAKSPEKQ; this is encoded by the coding sequence ATGCTGGATCATCCCTGGAGCCTGATTGCCGCGGCAACGTGCGCGGCTTGGCTGACCTCCCCCGCACCTGCTGAAGACTGGCCGCAATGGATGGGGCCGCAACGGAACGGCGTCTGGAACGAAACCGGTCTGATCCAAGAATTTGCCGCCGATGGTCCGGTGGTGAAGTGGCGCGTCCCGGTCGCGGGAGGATATTCCGGCCCCGCGGTGGCTGCGGGAAAAGTGTATCTGACGGACTATCTGCGAGAGTCGGGCGAGGCCTTCAACAACCCCGGTCAGCGGGCCGAATTGAAGGGCAAAGAGCGGGTCCTCTGCTTCGACGCGGCGACCGGCAAGGAACTGTGGAAGTACGAGTATGACTGTCCCTACAAAATCTCCTACCCCGCCGGTCCGCGCGCCACGCCGACCGTGCATGGCGGCAAAGTCTATACCCTCGGCGCCGAGGGCCGGCTGACCTGTCTCGACGCCGAGTCGGGCCAAGAAATCTGGTCGCAGGAGCTCGCCGCCGCCTACAAGACGGAAGCTCCTATCTGGGGATTTGCCTCGCACCCGCTGGTCGACGGCGACAGGCTGATTCTCCTGGTCGGCGGTGAAGGAAGCGTGGCGGTCGCGTTCCACAAAGACACCGGCAAGGAGATCTGGAAAGCGCTGTCGGCCACCGAGCCGGGCTATGCGCCGCCGATCATCATTGAAGCCGCCGGCAAACGCCAACTGCTGATCTGGCATCCGCAGTCGATCAACAGCCTCAATCCCGAAACGGGCGAGTCGTACTGGTCGGTCCCGCTGGAACCGCAGTACGGCATGTCGATCATGGCTCCGCAGAAATCCGGCAATTCTCTGTTCGCCAGCGGCATCGGCGACGCCGCCGCCATGCTGGAACTCAAAACTGACGCGCCCGGCGCGGAAGTTGTCTGGCGGGGAGTTGCCAAGACCGCCGTCTACTGCGCCAACAGCACGCCCCTGATCGAAGACGGCGTCATCTACGGCGCCGACTGCCGCAGCGGCGGTCTGCGCGGCGTCGATCTGAAGACCGGCGAACGACTCTGGGAATCCTTTGCCCCCACGACCGGCGAACGCCGCGGCGGGCACGGAACGGCGTTTCTCGTCAAGAATGGCGACCGGCACCTGATCTTCAGCGAAACCGGCGACCTGATCATGGCCCGACTCTCGAAGTCCGGCTACGACGAAATCAGCCGGGCGCACATCCTGGAACCGACCGCCGAATGCTTCGGTCGCAACGTCGTCTGGAGCCACCCCGCCTTCGCCGACCGCTGCGTCTTCGCCCGGAACGACAAGGAGCTCGTCTGCGTTTCGCTGGCGAAGAGCCCCGAAAAGCAGTAA
- a CDS encoding alpha-amylase/4-alpha-glucanotransferase domain-containing protein, producing the protein MSQRIRLILTLHNHQPIGNFDGVFEEAYRDSYAPFLELLEEFPEIPVVLHNSGCLLEWLVEEHPEYVDRLRALVQRGQVELLGGPFYEPILACIPRRDRVGQISLYRRFLEKTFGTKIRGMWMPERVWEQGFTADIAAAGIEYTLLDDMHFRNAGLSDEQLHGYHLTEDDGQLLKVFAGSERLRYLIPYADPEKVIAHVREVAEKSPNAVLVFGDDGEKFGVWPGSKELVYGKGWLRRFFQMLRENQHWLKITTLAETVDHVSPEGRIYLPDSSYREMTEWALPSERQTQYKSLVERQSDQPDWPQLKPFVRAGFWRNFLVKYPEANEMYCRMLQVSQRLQQLSATDAAVKQADKLSEARKELYRAQCNCPYWHGAFGGLYLPHLRNAIYSKLIAADTLLEAVAGRNGSWVSAEAEDFNNDARKEVLLASDRLVAYLAPSKGGHLYEFDVRSIGVNLLATLNRRPEPYHDKIRQHAGRAETSSTGGGVDPNGGVCFKQPDLDQKLIYDAWPRKSLVDHFLQPALPAAEFRAGRGRIGDFTEGVYQTVLKRAADRVDAKLWRDGRLGPYSVRVNKTISLDRAASTTLQIRYELERLPAGLPIHFGVEFNFAAMPAGAADRYFYDERGRHLGELGQQLDLPVASRLGLVDEWLGIDLDLDLSEPAGIWTMPIQTVSQSESGFELVHQSCSVTPHWQFIAPDNGQWSVTIQLSCDTSAALARRLADAAPAAMSRLVRASV; encoded by the coding sequence ATGTCCCAGCGGATCCGGTTGATCCTCACGCTTCACAATCACCAGCCGATCGGCAATTTCGACGGCGTGTTCGAAGAGGCGTATCGGGACTCCTACGCGCCGTTCCTGGAACTGCTTGAGGAGTTCCCGGAGATCCCGGTCGTCCTACACAATTCCGGCTGCCTGCTGGAATGGCTGGTGGAGGAGCACCCGGAGTACGTCGATCGACTGCGGGCGCTGGTGCAGCGCGGCCAGGTCGAACTGCTGGGCGGTCCGTTTTACGAGCCGATTCTTGCCTGCATTCCCCGGCGGGACCGCGTCGGACAGATCTCCCTCTACCGGCGGTTTCTGGAAAAGACGTTCGGCACGAAGATCCGCGGCATGTGGATGCCCGAGCGGGTCTGGGAACAGGGCTTCACGGCGGACATCGCCGCGGCGGGGATCGAGTACACGCTGCTCGATGATATGCACTTCCGGAACGCGGGACTTTCCGACGAGCAGCTTCACGGCTACCACCTGACCGAGGACGACGGCCAGCTCCTGAAAGTTTTTGCCGGCAGCGAGCGACTGCGGTATCTGATTCCTTACGCCGATCCCGAGAAAGTCATCGCGCATGTGCGCGAGGTGGCGGAGAAGTCGCCGAATGCGGTGCTGGTCTTTGGCGACGACGGCGAGAAGTTCGGCGTCTGGCCGGGTTCGAAGGAGCTGGTTTACGGCAAAGGCTGGCTGCGGCGGTTCTTCCAGATGCTGCGCGAGAATCAGCACTGGCTGAAGATCACGACGCTGGCGGAGACGGTCGACCACGTTTCGCCGGAAGGGCGAATCTACCTGCCCGACTCCAGCTACCGCGAGATGACCGAATGGGCTCTGCCGAGCGAACGGCAGACGCAGTACAAGTCGCTCGTCGAGCGTCAGTCCGACCAGCCGGACTGGCCGCAGCTCAAGCCATTCGTCCGGGCCGGCTTCTGGCGGAACTTCCTGGTGAAGTATCCCGAAGCCAACGAAATGTACTGCCGCATGCTGCAGGTCAGCCAGAGGCTGCAGCAGTTGTCGGCGACGGATGCCGCCGTCAAGCAGGCGGATAAATTGAGCGAGGCGCGCAAGGAGTTGTATCGCGCGCAGTGCAACTGCCCCTACTGGCACGGCGCGTTCGGCGGTCTCTACCTGCCGCACCTGCGGAACGCGATTTATTCCAAGCTGATTGCCGCCGACACGCTCCTCGAAGCGGTGGCCGGGCGGAACGGGAGCTGGGTCTCGGCGGAGGCCGAGGACTTCAACAACGACGCCCGCAAGGAAGTGCTGCTGGCGAGCGACCGGCTGGTGGCGTACCTGGCGCCGAGCAAAGGGGGGCACCTCTACGAGTTCGACGTCCGGAGCATTGGCGTGAACCTGCTGGCGACGCTGAACCGTCGCCCCGAGCCCTATCACGACAAGATTCGCCAGCACGCCGGTAGAGCCGAGACGTCCAGCACCGGCGGAGGCGTCGATCCCAACGGGGGCGTATGCTTCAAGCAGCCCGATCTCGACCAGAAGCTGATCTACGACGCCTGGCCGCGGAAGAGCCTCGTCGATCACTTCCTGCAGCCGGCGTTGCCGGCAGCCGAATTCCGGGCAGGTCGCGGGCGGATTGGCGACTTCACGGAAGGGGTCTATCAGACCGTCCTGAAACGGGCCGCCGACCGCGTCGATGCGAAGCTGTGGCGCGACGGCCGCCTGGGCCCCTACTCCGTTCGCGTGAATAAAACGATTTCGCTCGATCGCGCCGCCTCGACGACGCTGCAGATTCGCTACGAGCTGGAGCGGCTCCCGGCGGGCCTGCCGATTCACTTCGGCGTGGAGTTCAATTTCGCCGCCATGCCGGCAGGAGCGGCCGACCGCTACTTCTACGACGAGCGGGGGCGACACCTGGGGGAACTCGGCCAGCAGCTCGATCTGCCCGTGGCATCGCGGCTCGGGCTGGTCGACGAGTGGCTGGGAATCGATCTGGATCTCGACCTGTCCGAACCGGCGGGAATCTGGACGATGCCGATCCAGACCGTCAGCCAGTCGGAGAGCGGCTTTGAACTCGTCCACCAGAGCTGTTCGGTGACGCCGCACTGGCAGTTTATCGCTCCCGACAACGGTCAGTGGAGCGTGACGATTCAGCTCTCGTGCGACACTTCGGCGGCGCTCGCCCGGAGACTGGCGGACGCGGCCCCCGCAGCGATGTCGCGGCTGGTGCGGGCGAGCGTATAA
- a CDS encoding DUF309 domain-containing protein produces the protein MTTQTAPVESIRLLPSTDLPNYTYVPGTETPHPYRDPRGHSYQRKHPAPKPLTPGTWAENRSYLLALDYFNHGYYWESHEEWERLWRSSGADSPVGRFLKGLVKLSAAGVKVRELSIHGVRRHAASAGEVFADVAAEVGDEHFCGLQFTKLQFASDRAAQLTYKEKWTPGTPSRVFPFVILPEPLPLS, from the coding sequence ATGACGACCCAGACGGCCCCTGTGGAATCGATTCGGCTGCTCCCCTCCACCGATCTGCCGAACTACACCTACGTTCCCGGCACGGAGACGCCGCATCCCTATCGCGATCCTCGCGGCCATAGCTACCAGCGGAAGCATCCGGCTCCGAAGCCGCTGACGCCGGGGACCTGGGCCGAAAACCGCAGCTATCTGCTGGCGCTGGACTATTTCAACCACGGCTACTACTGGGAATCGCACGAGGAGTGGGAGCGTCTCTGGCGTTCTTCCGGTGCGGATTCGCCCGTCGGTCGGTTCCTGAAGGGGCTGGTCAAGCTGTCGGCGGCCGGCGTGAAAGTGCGCGAGCTGAGCATTCACGGCGTGCGCCGGCATGCCGCCTCGGCGGGCGAAGTTTTTGCGGACGTTGCGGCTGAAGTGGGAGACGAGCACTTCTGCGGTCTGCAGTTCACGAAGCTGCAGTTTGCGTCGGACCGGGCGGCCCAGCTCACCTACAAAGAGAAGTGGACTCCGGGCACGCCGTCCCGCGTCTTCCCGTTCGTCATCCTGCCCGAACCGCTGCCGCTGTCCTGA
- a CDS encoding PQQ-binding-like beta-propeller repeat protein gives MVRSLTVLASLFVLSAVQAEDWSQFRGPNGDGRADQRQPPIAWGDAQNIAWKTALPGRGWSSPVTDGQRIWVTAAIEHPLTEEQKEAARKEKLAGNPLANQMDVVGSVSLHWQEIDAATGRLLHDQELFSVNNPAAIHSLNSYASPTPILDRGRLFCHFGTMGTAAIDVETGKVLWKTRLPEEHSVGPGGSPVVWGDLLIVQCDGTESQSVVGLDIRTGEEVWRTKRPPMEGDKGDLHKAFCTPLLIRVGDRDQLVGLGAQWVVAYDPATGAEIWKVRHGSGFSNVSRPVYSDGIVFICTGYMKPELVAIRADGQGDVTESHVLWRMKRQVPAMPSPIVVDDLVYIVSDAGIATCVEAATGKEVWQERIGGNYSASPLFANGRIYISSREGATTVFKTGREFVSESVNTLEGQLMASPALIGNDLVLRSATHLYRISGGPEAKVSAR, from the coding sequence ATGGTTCGCAGTCTGACGGTCCTGGCTTCGCTGTTCGTACTCTCGGCCGTCCAGGCCGAGGACTGGTCGCAGTTCCGGGGGCCCAACGGCGACGGCCGGGCCGACCAGCGCCAGCCTCCCATCGCCTGGGGCGACGCCCAAAACATTGCCTGGAAGACCGCGCTCCCCGGTCGTGGCTGGTCGTCCCCCGTCACCGATGGCCAGCGGATCTGGGTCACCGCCGCCATCGAACATCCGCTGACGGAAGAGCAGAAGGAAGCGGCCCGCAAGGAAAAGCTGGCGGGCAATCCGCTCGCCAACCAGATGGATGTGGTTGGTTCTGTATCGCTCCACTGGCAGGAGATCGATGCGGCGACCGGCAGGCTGCTCCACGATCAGGAACTCTTTTCGGTCAACAACCCCGCAGCCATCCACAGCCTCAACAGCTACGCGTCACCCACCCCCATCCTCGACCGCGGCCGGCTCTTCTGCCACTTCGGCACGATGGGTACCGCCGCCATCGACGTCGAAACCGGCAAGGTCCTCTGGAAGACCCGGTTGCCGGAAGAACACAGTGTCGGTCCCGGCGGATCGCCGGTCGTCTGGGGCGATCTGCTGATCGTGCAGTGCGACGGCACCGAGTCTCAGTCGGTCGTCGGTCTGGATATCCGAACCGGCGAAGAAGTCTGGCGCACGAAGCGTCCCCCGATGGAAGGGGACAAGGGCGATCTTCACAAAGCCTTCTGCACCCCCCTCCTGATTCGCGTGGGGGACCGCGACCAGCTCGTCGGACTCGGCGCCCAGTGGGTCGTCGCCTACGACCCGGCGACCGGAGCCGAGATCTGGAAAGTCCGGCACGGCTCCGGATTCTCCAACGTCTCGCGCCCGGTCTACAGCGACGGAATCGTCTTTATCTGCACGGGTTACATGAAGCCCGAACTGGTCGCCATTCGCGCCGACGGGCAGGGGGACGTCACCGAGTCGCACGTCCTCTGGCGGATGAAGCGACAGGTCCCCGCCATGCCCTCGCCGATCGTCGTCGACGACCTGGTCTATATCGTTTCCGACGCCGGCATCGCCACCTGCGTCGAAGCCGCCACCGGCAAGGAAGTCTGGCAGGAACGAATTGGCGGCAACTATTCCGCTTCGCCCCTGTTTGCTAACGGCCGGATCTACATCAGCAGCCGCGAAGGGGCCACGACCGTCTTCAAGACCGGGCGTGAGTTCGTCTCGGAAAGCGTCAATACGCTCGAAGGCCAGTTGATGGCCTCGCCGGCGCTGATTGGCAACGACCTGGTCCTCCGTTCGGCGACCCACCTCTACCGGATCTCCGGCGGTCCGGAAGCGAAAGTTAGCGCTCGCTGA
- a CDS encoding MFS transporter, whose amino-acid sequence MAAPSESNGPWYAEVTGYQWLVLAIASAGWAFDAFEGQLFNITRSQLLADLLGAGDQSQAVRLWGDRFLAIFLLGGTLGGVVFGSLADRFGRKPIMSLTILFYSIFSGLTFFATDLWHVAFLRFFVALGVGGEWAVAAALVAEVFPPKARAHASGIFHSTSVLGTWLAALAGILVGTQWRYAYVIGVIPALLVLWVRTSVREPERWQRTGVEQRPRGSFRELFGTPRWRNSAILGLLLAAVGLGTFWGVIVAGQDLTADLLIRLGKSKEEAQQSAKFAYGIVQALGGGLGLLAFGPLAERLGRRGAFALMHIAAFIIVPITCYVPQTYAQQLMILPIFGFCTLSIHAGYAIYFPELFPDHLRATGAGVCFNGGRLVAASILVLSGELKALPGMSLQLAVSILGCLFLLGLVVLLFLPETKGRPLPE is encoded by the coding sequence GTGGCAGCACCGAGCGAGTCGAACGGCCCCTGGTATGCAGAAGTCACCGGCTACCAGTGGCTGGTCCTCGCCATCGCCTCCGCGGGCTGGGCCTTCGACGCCTTCGAAGGCCAGCTCTTTAACATCACCCGCAGCCAGCTCCTCGCCGACCTGCTCGGCGCGGGAGACCAGTCGCAGGCCGTCCGACTCTGGGGCGACCGATTCCTGGCGATCTTCCTGCTCGGGGGCACGCTGGGGGGCGTTGTCTTCGGTTCGCTCGCCGACCGTTTCGGCCGCAAGCCGATCATGTCCCTGACCATCCTCTTCTACTCCATCTTCTCCGGACTCACGTTCTTCGCCACTGACCTCTGGCACGTCGCCTTCCTCCGCTTCTTCGTGGCCCTCGGCGTCGGCGGCGAATGGGCCGTCGCGGCCGCCCTGGTCGCGGAAGTTTTTCCTCCCAAAGCCCGAGCCCATGCGTCGGGAATCTTTCACTCGACCAGCGTCCTGGGGACCTGGCTGGCCGCCCTGGCGGGAATTCTCGTCGGCACGCAGTGGCGCTACGCCTACGTGATCGGCGTCATCCCCGCCTTGCTCGTGCTGTGGGTTCGCACCAGCGTCCGCGAACCCGAACGCTGGCAGCGGACCGGCGTCGAGCAGCGTCCCCGCGGCAGCTTCCGCGAGCTGTTTGGCACGCCCCGCTGGAGAAACTCCGCCATCCTGGGTCTGCTGCTGGCCGCCGTCGGTCTCGGCACCTTCTGGGGCGTCATCGTCGCCGGCCAGGATCTCACCGCCGACCTGCTGATCCGCCTCGGCAAGTCGAAGGAAGAGGCCCAACAGTCCGCCAAGTTCGCCTACGGCATCGTCCAGGCGCTCGGCGGCGGTCTGGGGCTCCTTGCCTTCGGCCCCCTCGCCGAACGCCTGGGACGCCGCGGCGCCTTCGCCCTGATGCACATCGCTGCCTTCATCATCGTCCCGATCACCTGCTACGTCCCGCAGACCTATGCGCAGCAGCTCATGATTCTGCCGATCTTCGGCTTCTGCACCTTGAGCATTCACGCCGGCTACGCGATCTACTTCCCCGAGCTGTTCCCCGACCACTTACGGGCCACCGGAGCCGGCGTCTGCTTCAACGGCGGCCGCCTCGTCGCCGCGTCGATCCTGGTCCTCTCCGGCGAATTGAAAGCCCTCCCCGGTATGTCATTGCAACTCGCCGTGTCGATTCTCGGCTGCCTGTTCCTGCTGGGACTGGTCGTGCTGCTGTTCCTTCCCGAAACCAAGGGCCGCCCGCTCCCCGAATGA
- a CDS encoding Gfo/Idh/MocA family protein produces MTDVRVGLIGYGAWGRHHARAIAAVPGARLVAIAARSDENAAAAHAEHPAATIYRSPEDLLQQAQVDLVDVVLPSDLHYPVAKAVLESGRSLLLEKPMTLSIAHSQELIDLAARKKLVLAVGHELRLSSLWGRVRTLIDEGRIGDPLYALIELWRRPYRLGSGGWRYDIHRVGSWILEEPIHFFDLARWYFAGAGDPESVYARANSKQPDHPELHDNFSAIVNFPGGRYAVISQTLAAWEHHQTAKITGTRGALWASWSGAMDRTFEPTFSLKVQTGETIEQIAIEKPSGEVYELVDQLAAVVKSVRDGAPPPCSGSDGLWSVAMCLKAEESLKTGQPVALGGN; encoded by the coding sequence ATGACGGATGTTCGAGTCGGCCTGATCGGCTACGGCGCCTGGGGGCGGCATCACGCCCGCGCGATTGCGGCGGTCCCCGGCGCCCGGCTGGTCGCCATCGCCGCCCGCTCGGACGAAAACGCCGCCGCCGCCCACGCCGAACACCCTGCAGCGACCATCTATCGCTCGCCCGAAGACCTGCTGCAGCAGGCCCAGGTCGACCTGGTGGATGTCGTCCTTCCCTCGGATCTCCACTATCCCGTCGCAAAAGCCGTTCTGGAGTCCGGCCGCAGTCTGCTGCTCGAAAAGCCGATGACGCTCAGCATCGCGCACAGCCAGGAACTGATCGACCTGGCGGCTCGGAAAAAGCTCGTCCTCGCCGTCGGCCACGAATTGCGACTGTCCTCCCTCTGGGGCCGGGTGCGAACGCTCATCGACGAAGGCCGGATCGGCGATCCCCTCTACGCCCTCATCGAACTCTGGCGCAGGCCCTATCGGCTCGGTTCGGGGGGCTGGCGGTACGACATCCACCGCGTCGGTAGCTGGATCCTCGAAGAGCCGATTCACTTCTTCGACCTCGCCCGCTGGTATTTCGCCGGCGCCGGCGATCCTGAGTCCGTCTATGCCCGGGCGAACAGCAAGCAGCCCGACCACCCGGAACTGCACGACAACTTCTCGGCCATCGTGAACTTCCCCGGCGGGCGCTACGCCGTGATCTCCCAGACGCTCGCCGCCTGGGAACATCACCAGACGGCCAAGATTACCGGCACGCGCGGCGCTCTGTGGGCCTCCTGGAGCGGGGCCATGGATCGCACTTTCGAGCCGACGTTTTCGCTCAAAGTGCAGACCGGCGAGACCATCGAACAGATCGCCATCGAGAAGCCCTCGGGCGAAGTTTACGAGCTGGTTGACCAGCTTGCTGCGGTGGTGAAGTCTGTCCGCGACGGCGCGCCGCCTCCCTGCTCGGGTTCGGACGGACTCTGGTCCGTCGCCATGTGCCTCAAGGCGGAAGAATCTCTCAAAACCGGCCAGCCTGTGGCCCTCGGCGGAAATTGA